One part of the Leucobacter triazinivorans genome encodes these proteins:
- a CDS encoding MazG nucleotide pyrophosphohydrolase domain-containing protein, with the protein MDSASDDAENPPTELHAEGAEDRTAAALARVVETVRTMVQPGGCAWHEAQTHESLTRFLVEETAEFIDAIERDLPAGETRDELGDVLYQVLFHAAIAERDGEGYDLAAVADALNEKLIARHPHVFGDRGYLSVDELHAEWERLKEDAAGEDRGSRSPLDGIPAGMPSLARAAKVVDRLRRAGLINPSAAERSHEDPLAAVIGPDEQRLAEFGIGDAMLALVTRANAADVDPDRALRLAVDRLSARVLHGES; encoded by the coding sequence ATGGACAGCGCGAGCGACGATGCCGAAAACCCTCCGACCGAGCTGCACGCGGAGGGGGCTGAGGATCGGACCGCTGCAGCGCTGGCGCGGGTGGTGGAGACCGTGCGCACCATGGTGCAGCCGGGAGGCTGCGCCTGGCACGAGGCCCAGACCCACGAGTCGCTGACGCGCTTCCTGGTCGAGGAGACCGCCGAGTTCATCGACGCGATCGAGCGCGATCTGCCGGCGGGGGAGACGCGCGACGAGCTCGGCGACGTGCTCTATCAGGTGCTGTTCCACGCGGCCATCGCCGAGCGCGACGGCGAGGGCTACGACCTGGCCGCCGTGGCCGACGCCCTGAACGAGAAGCTCATCGCACGGCACCCGCACGTCTTCGGCGACCGCGGGTATCTGTCGGTCGACGAGCTGCATGCGGAGTGGGAGCGGCTCAAGGAGGACGCCGCGGGGGAGGACCGCGGATCCCGCAGCCCGCTCGACGGCATTCCCGCGGGCATGCCCTCGCTCGCCCGCGCGGCCAAGGTTGTCGACCGGCTGCGGCGCGCGGGGCTCATCAACCCGTCGGCGGCCGAACGCTCGCACGAGGATCCGCTCGCAGCGGTGATCGGCCCCGACGAGCAGCGTCTTGCGGAGTTCGGCATCGGTGACGCGATGCTCGCGCTCGTCACCCGGGCGAACGCGGCGGACGTCGATCCGGATCGCGCCCTGCGTCTCGCGGTGGACCGCCTCTCGGCCCGCGTGCTGCACGGCGAGAGCTGA